The sequence TCAATAACAATCAATGCGTAAACTAGTCctttaaaaaaatcttgaatTTTAGCTCTTTAATAATACCATTGATAGTTTGGAACTAATCTTTGTTGCTAAATCCCTTTAATGTAAACTATTGAATAATCTCGCAAATAAGTATCtttgaaaaagatgagaaatcacaaactaattttgtagatcatGTTTCTTGCTAGTGTTTTTTAGACTTGCTAACTAACTAAACTGATAATAATTCCAAGCTACACAAATAAACTAGATAATTACCTATCTTATATAGAGTAAAAACTGGGGGTGTGGTGGTGTTGGTGTTCGGATAGGGTGGTGTTGGCCCCCTCTGGCACCCCCCACAGCTGCGCCACCGCTCAAAGCTACGAGAAACAGTtcaatataatagatatatggAGTATGCCATGAATGTATCATATGAATACCTGAAATATGTTTGCCTTGTGTAGGGAAGCACCACGACACAACATATACCATAGTGAGTGGTTAAGGGTTGGTTTGGTTCCTTGCCTTAACCAAACAGTAggaaaaataaatgattttaagattttttttcccctcttaagCAAAATCCTTCTTGCATTATAGGATAACCtttcattttttatgtttttgacATAACTACAAATTTCTTGTTGCAGATATTAAAGATTTTGAAGCACGGAAGTGTAAGAGGACTTAGTGTAGCATCCTTTGAGCTTGAGGTTGTCGGCTACACAATTGCTCTAGCATATTGTATTCATAAAGGACTGCCATTTTCTGCGTATGGGGAACTAGCTTTTCTGTTAATCCAAGGTTTGTGTTTCACCTAATGTCCAAATGGACTGCATATTGATATCTGAACTTCCTTTTACGTGACGAAAGCTGATTTATTTAACGTCTGTCTGGTATGCAGCAATTATTTTGGTTGCAATCATTTACTATTACTCCCCACCAATGGGAACCAAGACATGGATGAAAGCTTTACTGTATCCTTCAGTTTAtctgtttatttttaattattctttGGGTGCTGACAACAACGATGCCCTAATCCTCATGGAAACATCGAAAAGATCCACAGAATGTTATGAGAATCTTTCTACTTCTGACCTGCTTTTCCTGAACAGTGCTTGTCTAGATATTGCGGACTGGCTCCAACAGTATTGGGTGGGAAAATTGACCCTGCTCTTTTTGAAGTCCTCTATGTAAGTTATAAATGAAAGATTATTTTGTGTAGCACTTGATATATTCGTATATGCTTGTCTTTTGATTGTGTGTAATATATTTTGCAGGCTTCTCAGCATGCTATCTTCTTCTTTGCTAGGCTTCCACAGATATGGAAGAATTTTATGGTTCGTTGTTAGATTTCTGTACATCTAGCTATATTAGGTTTATCTTTTCATGGAAAGTTGCTGTAACTAGGTGTACTAAATAGTAAAATggtaaccttaaatttaaatgaATCTTATGGTCTGGACCTTAGAATAAATAATTTGGGATTGACTAGTATGACAATGAACTTTTCATCTATCAGTCAGCATTTTGTACCAATTTTGTGAGTGGAGGCTTCTAACAAGTCGTTTGACAATTTGCATGTACAAACTTTCTGACCTGTTGCTACGAtacgcagaacaagggcactgGCGAGCTGAGCTTTCTGACCTGTTTCATGAACTTTGCTGGTTCCATAGGTAAGCTTAAGTACATGCCAGATTAGTTACCAAGGCATTACTTTTTTACTTCACAATCCATtttattctcttctttgtttgaAATTAAGTAGTATAAGCACAAGTAGTCAAATGTTCTGAATACTGAATAGGGAGCATGGCTTGAAATAATCACATCCTTATTCGGCTGAGTAGATCCTTCTGTGCAGCCAGTATACCTGTCCTGTgttatactttttccttttatatgaTGTGTTTAAAGCTAGCTAAACTTTATCTGATATTCTGTTGCAGTAAGAGTGTTCACTAGCATCCAGGAGAAGACTCCCTTAAGTGGTATCCTTTTAGTTCTGATTACAGTTAATTACATACATTCTTAAGGATCCTATTTTTCTACTTTCTTCCAAGTGTGCATATTATTATATAGGTGCATTGCATATTGCCGACAAATTTCTTTCTTTACCCTAATACATGATAGTTTCAGAATTTCTTTAATGAAAACAAGAGCCTATAGAATCATCCTACTTGTCAGTTCATTCTATTAAAATCCTCCATAGTTCAGTTGATCTGAAAAAACCGCTCAACTTGAACATGCTTTTCTCAAAGAATACGGTACTGTCAGTGTAACATTGATACTTGTCAATTTGCTGCCTTGCTGGTATTGTACATCAGCAAAAGAGTTTTCCATAAATATTTGCCtacttgctactccctccgttttttaatagatgacgccgttgactttttctcacatgtttgaccattcgtcttattcaaaaattttatgcaatcgtataagatataaatcacacttaaagtactatgagtgataaaacaactcataacaaaataaattataattacgtaaattttttgaataagacgaatggtcaaacatgtgagaaaaagtcaacggcgtcatctattagaaaacagaggtagtaataTTTTGTACCCTTAACTCCTTGAAAGTGATACTGGGATCTGCAATTGGCATTGTGATGAATGGTACGCTCTTGGGTCAGATAGTGTTGTACCAGAAGCCTGCtccaaagaaagagaagaagagagattgAGCACAACTGCACAACACAAGAAAAGGCAGAATGTTCATCTCTGTGTCCATCTTCAGACAAGCAAAAGGCTCCAGTGTATGAATTTCTTGCAGAGTCGTGTGATGATGAAAAACGATGGGCACCATATACAGACTAGATATGGATATCTTGCGTACTTAGTTTTAGCATTTAGAAGTGTCATGACTGATGTTAGATTATTGTTAGATTGCTGTACTGTGCAAGCTACTGACAGTGGAAAAACTGTTCTCTTAACTCTATGTTTGAGACTATTTTTTTATCGTCTGTTTATTTTTCAGGCATAAATATTGTAAGCACGGGGCTACATACAAAATCCAGAAAGTTGTTTCTCAATCACCGCAtccatttatcttctttttttaatgtgCCAAATAAAGTCTCCTAATTCTTCAGTTTGCAACTGGCTGTTAGCATGAATTTCCACTCATGGAGATTTTTCATTAAAAGAAAGGTGAGAGTAAGGGCACTGATTCTGATGGATCTTGCCATTCATATTTTAATGGGTAAGAAAATTGAATGGGCTTTTCTTATCACATATAGCAAAAATCTATATGTATAAACACTTCATCCAAGCTGTTTGGAACGCCCAATTCCCGCAAAAATATTTACTGTATAGTTTGGAGCACAGATTATACCATCCATAGCACAAGCCATAAGTATTATAATAGCATACAAGACTTGGACATAAACAGCCCTCATAACAAAGAGATTGGCTTCTGTCCATAACAATTCTAAGCTTTATTACATGCTAACAATCGAGTGGCGTCACCGATACTTCAGTGACTCAAGCACCGTACAAGGGAAATAACATCTGTACGGTAGCAGTGAGCTTGTCATCACCTAAAATCATTCTGACGTGCCTACTAAGCACTTTATACTAATTTATGGGGAAACCATGTTCCTCTGATCGTGTCACAAGAGGACAGAGTGTGTATATCACATGGTAAAATCGAGCCTCTGGAAGCTCGAGGATGCGTTGGAAAGGTTTCCTGAGGTCCACCTCTTCAGCATCTCCAGAGCGGCCTTCGGTTGATCCATTGGTACCATGTGGCCAGCATCGTGGACCTGTTCACAAAATCTCTCTACTAAGTTTGGCAGTGCGTCcaaatttctttcttttgaaaaagataATGAGTGCAAATCGCTACAAGTCTCTggtttataattttgttgctatgtTTTAATGCATTTCTATAAGCAATGTAATCATGTATGCCTGCATGTGTTTTTGTCCAGTATTATAAAGGGATTTTCAGTACGGATTGTAGAACTGACCTTCAAGAAACTCAAAGGTCCATAGCTTTTCAGAATACCGGCTTCTTTTCCATCAACTGTGAAAGGTTCCTCAGATGAGGTCACAAAAGCCTCCTTTCCAGACCATTCCATAGAATTCACCCATCTTGAGTTTCCTGCTCAAATCAAGAAATTGATTATGCATACACATTGGCAGAGAACAGCTAGAATTAGGAGAACCAAATACAGACAAAATTTAGGAAAGTACAGTCTAATCTGGTACTAGGTTGTTATGTTttgagacggaaggagtacattGTTAATATACCTTGCAATTCTAAACAATAAAAGGTTTATCATCGTTTCTTATTAGACTAATAGACAGCCTACAATGGGCCAAATGTGTTGTTACAACATGTTTTCCACATTGtacttccataaaaaaataataaatgcgGAGAATGAAGATCGTGAAATTTCTTAATGTATCTGTTTCACAGAACCCATTCACAGAGGAGCGCAAGTGACATTGTACAGTGGGATTTGATGTCACAACCTGTGACACAACAGATAAACTACAGCACAGGGTTCTCCATACTTGCCATCTCTACTCTCTGTCTCTAAATATAGGTCCCCATGGGATCCATGCAGTCAATCTTTCAGAACGttgaaaattaatttaatatatgtAAAAGCATATAATGACTAGATGGAAATATTGCCATTGGGCCACCCAGCAAAATGCTTCTTAACAAAGTAAACTTTACTACTTTTGCTGTTATATTACAGGAAAACAACTCATATACAAAAGGCTTGCATATTGCAGACTACAAGTCAAAAAAACATTGATATTATGGATGTATGAAGGAAGTAGCAAGATACTCACCTAACCAGTTGCATATGAGATCATACTCTCCAGCATAAATCAACACTTTGATGTCATTCTCAAGGAGTTCAGGGATTCCAACTTCAAGGTTCCTCATCCAATCTAGCAGCATGGCCTGATATACAGTTGGGCTGCATGATACAAACTGTATGTCTCCAACACCTAGGCTCTCTCTGACTGATTTCAATTGGAGAAACTTCTCCATATTAGAGAAGTCATAGCATAGGCTCCCCACACATGGCTTCCTGATGTCATAATACTGCCAGGAAGCGATGAACACAGATTAGGTTGTTTAACATGGAAACAAAGAATTAGTTATGTAGCTAACCCTACATTTTTCTTCCCAATTATTGTCTCAATGGAAGAGAATATTAGATTGCAGACAACATATGCGCCAAGGCAAGATATAGTGCCAGAGGTACCTACATCATAAAACAGAAAGCGAGATTGATATACATGTTATAAGGAATCAGAAGTAGCCTTGGAGCTTTTTGaataaaatgggaaaaaaaataacattgtCATAACAAAACATACAGGCAAAAATACTAACTACATTTCTGAACAACGCTTCAGGTTATGTTTTACTGTGCAAGGCCAAGAGGCTATGTTAGTAAAAATGGGGGAGATTTTTAACAAGGAAACCATGACTTACCACAGAGCTTGATAGCAAGTTCACAAGTTGGAACAATTTTGTTAATCCTGTTAAACTGTGATTTTGTAATTAACCCCATATCCAATGAGTAATCAGTGTATGCCTTGTATTGTATTGCTGGATCCGTTAACCCATTGCCAATAGCAAAACCCTGGAAAATCACGAAAGAGAGGTTTTCACCATGACTGTAATCACATATAGGGCAGAACCATTAAGATACTTccagaaagagagaaaaacaaaaccTTCAAATTGATGTGAATGCCCTCGCTGTTCTTGTTCCCCTTGTACACTCGACTTGCAAAGGCAGGAATATAGTGTCCAGCATACGATTCCCCAGTAATATAGAAATCATTTTTAGCAAAATTCGGGTGCTCAGTGAAGAAGGCCTGTCAACATGATGGAAAGAAAAGCTTAAGGAGCTTACTTTATGAAAGAGAAATTAAAAAGGCAGTTTTCCATATAGTTCATTGCTATGTAGTTTGCCTCATTTTCTTGCCTATTTATATCCTCACAACACAAATAAACGGATACTGCTATTTCTGGTTCAAACAGGTGAGTAGTGTCTTGTCGATGTCCTACAAGCTACAACTTTGCTatatataacaaaacaaatttagtAATTCAATGCACGAAGATGATATATAATGATGCATGTGTACAGTGAACATTCCACCTAGGAATGCATCATGTTATAGTAATAAGAGTTCCTACCTGAAGAAAGGCATACAGGTCGTTGCTAACACCAGCTTCATCGTGACGGGTGTCGCGCGGATTGGAGCTGTAGCTGAACCCAGTACCCGTGGGCTGATCAACATATATCAGATTCGACTCCTGCAATTGAAAAAATTTACACAAAGATCTCAACAATCAACAAAACAAATGGCATATTGTAACAATATAGCAAAATTACCACTAGCTTATGATTGATTTAACAATATAGCAAAATTACCACTAGCTTATGATTGATTATCAGAAGGTTTGGTGTACCTGATCCCAGCCAAAGTCGTTCCAGACGAGAGACATGTTGTCGGCGATGTGGAACGGCCCGTTCTCGTAGAAGAGCGCGAGCTCGCTGCTGCAGCCGGGGCCCCCCGTCAGCCAGATCACCACGGGGTCGTCCTCCCCCTTGCTCCCCCTCGACTCGAAGAAGAAGTAGAACAGCCTGCGAGCGCGAGTCAGCCGCAGTTGAGGAAACCGAGCTCGTCGGAGGagggatgagatgagatgaggtcACCTTGCGTCGTGGGTGTTGGGGAGGCGGTAGTACCCGGCGTGGTGGCCGAGGTCTTCAGCCGACGAGCCGCCGCTCTTCCCGGTGGCCATGGAGGCGAGGTGGATGGGCCTCTCGACTAGGGTTCCGGCGGggacgtcgccatcgccgcggctggagggggagggggaggcgtcGCGCGGGTGGAGGTTGAGGGCGCGGAtgaggccgacggcggcggagcgggggaGCTGCCCGGCGGGGACGGGGAGGTCCGAGGCGgtggggaggcggaggaaggGGCTCCCGTCctccggcgaggccgcggcggcggcggcggcggcgccgacgaggaggaaggtgaggaggagggagtgagactgacgggtgggccccatgGCTGATAATCCCGGGGAGCGAGCGAACCAACCGAGGGGAGTGAGAGAAACTGATGAGAGAAGCTTTTGGAGGCGACGGATATTTATCGCGTGGGGAAAAAGAAGGGTGGGCGGTGGGACCACCCTGTCAGTGAAAGTGGGCGCGCTGTCACGTGCTACGTCACGTGCGAGAGAGTTGACAAAGATCTGAGCTATAAATGGAGAGCAACTACTACAACCGCTATATATAAAAGAGAAAATCCCCTACGTATCCATGAAAGTttacctaatcccttctataccttTGAATTTTGCTCAATCTCTTACATATCcctaaattttagtttggatcttttccatgccctttccgctagttgtccgttagttgaccgttaaattcttttgaaaaagtccattttacctttTCCTATGAATCctatgaagaaacataataaattaatgaagtacattgttggaatgtaaaaatttattggatgagactattatatttatgagtctGTGATGCATCATattatttgtgacaaatttacttttacatatgatataaaaatttaatacttatttattagttattaaaagttcttttatgtagcatatgtgttttcatagtaatataacatatttgtttattactatcagaacacatatgctaaaaaaataaataagtattaattttttatgtcatatctaaaaatatatttatcgcaaataatatggtgcataactaTCTCATAAACATAATATTCTCATATAACACATTTCTATGCTTCAACAATatactctattaatttatatgcttctttataccaaagggcaaaatagactttttcataagaatttaacggtcaattAGCGGAaagggtatggaagggatccaaactaaaattcaggggtatccAAGAGATTGAGTAAAATTCAGGGATACAGAaggattaggtgaactttcagGATAAACAGAGGATTTTCTCTATATAAAAAGACTTGAGACTTTGTTTGTAGGACTATTCACTATTCCTGCCTACTGTACTACGAATACTGTGCGTTCGTTTTAGAAGTTGCATGGGGATTTTCAGTAGCATAAGAGACCAGATAAGCTATaagattaattattataaatttgataaataaatttatttaattttttaaaaatcttttatatagaatttttttcacaaaacgTACCATTTAATATTTTGTAAAACGTACTAATGAAAGAAAGTTGTTTGAATTTCTGGAAGAAAAGCAGTCTAAAGACTTTACCCAACATAATGAGTATATATGTTAAGTTTGGTAACTGcaaccacttcaaaatttttgcACTCCTCAAAATAATTTAGATTCTTCCAGTAGATTTCAAGACTCACGTTCTGATCTTCTGCCCTTCCACTTATTAATAGTCTCATCGGTTACCCATATTCCCTCATAAGCAAAAatggcttattagggaataaaaattaatttataattaaaacttttatatatttgtttgtaacgatttaaaagctaacgctaaaaagaaataaagctgAAAATATTtcgaaaaatcaaaatttaactttttgctttggcttattaggccatccgatggggctataaaattttaattttataactaTAGAGTTGATTTCTCATGCTTTTtcttgtagtttatttttcagcatcgCTAAAAATTTTGCCCATAAATTAGTTTTGTCACTAATATGCATTACAACTTATAATTAGTTATAGGCGAAACAGTGAGGCCATTAATAGCCGCCATAGAATAAACTctagaatttgttttttttaaggtgGAGAGAATGCATATGCAATTGGTTTCTAAATTGTATGAAATTTTGTGTATTATATTGGCTTGGCTTATATATAATGTTGTCCAAAATCATAAGTTGGCCTAATGAAATAAGCCCTTAAAAACTAATGGACCGAACTAACCCACTCTTCTCTCGCTTATATATGATCCATCCCTTAAAAAATATTACCATCCCATCCCTCGTATGGTCATACCAAAAGAATGAATGGGATCATCCATCTTAAAAAACAGGATGAGTCTACCACATCTCACCTCCCAAAAACAACCACATGCCGAAGGATCGCATGAAGTCGtgtattcaaaaaaaaaataaaaagaaagaaaaaaactccTGCATGACAACCCAAACTGGTCTCTAAAGTTTCTATTGGGGATTCCGGATTCATCagcggcaacaacaacaagaggCGAAGGGGAGATGGAAATCAGTCGCCTCCTAGTCCAATCTAGGTTTGTGTCAGAGAATGCAAGAGAGGGGGAGCTGAAGTTCGGTAGGAATGGCACCCATGGCTTGTGTCACTCCGGTGGATATAGAGAGAGCTTGAGTTTTCGTGACCGTGCGATACACCGTGAGCCGCTGTTCCATTTCTATGAAAACCAAAGCCTAgcaaaataaatatgttttgacTCCCTCATCTCTTACCCTTGATTAAATTGCcccctcaattccccatccttGAAAACTGGTGCAAATCGACTTCTTTGGCGGTTTGGGAAGCGTACATGTTGATGTGTTGTTTACCCATGGCGAAGTAAtgactttattttatatttgcattaatGGAGAAAATATTTGTTAGCTCACATAAGACACCTAGCTGTAAACATGTcatgtacttcctctgtcccaaaatataagcatttctagcatTGTGTCAAGTCaaccatttttaactttgactattaataaaaaaagattaatcatgtataattgttgttactagatttattttaAACAAGTTATCATAATATgcacctttttttatttaaaacattttatttttatagatattattggtcaaagtagcgTCTTGAAGATTGTATCGAAgtccaaaaatgcttatattttgggacgaagggagtatatttttttcttaggtTTCTTAGGAAAAAGAAGTTGTATAGGAAGATTGATGTCGTGGTGATTGCAAATACATTCTTCATAAAATGTTACcaataaattcaaaaaaataataataatttagctAGCCACATAGGCAGCGCTGCTTATTATTACTGAGTAAATTTTACCTAACCACAAGTATTATGGCGTATAAGTTACAAAAAAACACAGTGGTTTTGGCATGTGGCAAATAACCCTATGTATCAACCATAAAGTTTCAAAAAATCACACTATTtgtcattttgattttgatttacTACACCTTTGAGTTCTACAATCATATCTTAAATTATGTAAATTTATGAGTTCTTTATCtatcatataaatgttacatCCATGTAAGTATACCTTTTCAAAATTTCGACACAAGAGTATCAATTTGGCTAATGGCGTTGTTTCGTGAAACTTTAGGATCATAGTACCAAGAGTTATGTGTCATGTACTGCCATAGTTACGGgtaaggcatacctcctatccGACGACTTATGGGATATACGGATACGGCATACCTTCATATGTATGATATACTTCCGTATACAATAAGGAAATTAACAAGAAATTATGGTAATTATCCTCACGGGCAAGTAAATAGCTGAGTCCTACTCAGAGAGGATTGGGTTTATGCTATATCGTGCAGGGTCCAtagtctccgagttctacttagAGACTAAGGTGATTCACGGTATAAAAGGCGCACCCCCTGAGGAGTCGAGATCATCGAATCTTAACACCAACACCACATACCATAGTCTACGAACCAGAGGATGCGAAGCCTACTCACCGGGAGATCTCGTTGAAACCATCTCGACAAGGATCTCACCGGTAATCACGTGATCGTCGGTCTTCtattgtaatatgtggtttttccatatcaatctcatataaactggattagggaTATTACCTTgcgaggggcctgaaccagtataatccttgtctacTTATTCGCTTGATGTCGTATCGtatagatcctcgtaccaacgtacccccaATACCCTATTCATCCGGtttacgggtatcccccgtcgacacgTACCAAATTCCATGTGGTTTTGTACAACTTGCACAATAATAGGTAgggttttatta is a genomic window of Oryza glaberrima chromosome 7, OglaRS2, whole genome shotgun sequence containing:
- the LOC127779173 gene encoding serine carboxypeptidase-like — translated: MGPTRQSHSLLLTFLLVGAAAAAAAASPEDGSPFLRLPTASDLPVPAGQLPRSAAVGLIRALNLHPRDASPSPSSRGDGDVPAGTLVERPIHLASMATGKSGGSSAEDLGHHAGYYRLPNTHDARLFYFFFESRGSKGEDDPVVIWLTGGPGCSSELALFYENGPFHIADNMSLVWNDFGWDQESNLIYVDQPTGTGFSYSSNPRDTRHDEAGVSNDLYAFLQAFFTEHPNFAKNDFYITGESYAGHYIPAFASRVYKGNKNSEGIHINLKGFAIGNGLTDPAIQYKAYTDYSLDMGLITKSQFNRINKIVPTCELAIKLCGTSGTISCLGAYVVCNLIFSSIETIIGKKNYYDIRKPCVGSLCYDFSNMEKFLQLKSVRESLGVGDIQFVSCSPTVYQAMLLDWMRNLEVGIPELLENDIKVLIYAGEYDLICNWLGNSRWVNSMEWSGKEAFVTSSEEPFTVDGKEAGILKSYGPLSFLKVHDAGHMVPMDQPKAALEMLKRWTSGNLSNASSSFQRLDFTM
- the LOC127779174 gene encoding mannose-P-dolichol utilization defect 1 protein homolog 2; translated protein: MVAAAGTMELEILGINFGCVLAALADAKIPEKDCLLPLASKLLGYAIVAASTTVKLPQILKILKHGSVRGLSVASFELEVVGYTIALAYCIHKGLPFSAYGELAFLLIQAIILVAIIYYYSPPMGTKTWMKALLYCGLAPTVLGGKIDPALFEVLYASQHAIFFFARLPQIWKNFMNKGTGELSFLTCFMNFAGSIVRVFTSIQEKTPLSVILGSAIGIVMNGTLLGQIVLYQKPAPKKEKKRD